TGTTCCATTGCTTCATGAATAGCCACTTGATCAGCAATATCCATCTTATCAAATTCGTCAATACAGCAAATACCGTTATCTGCTAACATTAAAGCACCAGCTTCAATAGTAAATTCACCACTTTCTTCATCCTTAACAACTGAAGCAGTCAAACCAGCAGCTGATGACGCCTTACCTGAGGTATAAACTGATCTTGGGGAGAACCCGTTCACCCATTTCAAGAACTGCGATTTTGCACACGATGGATCACCAACAATGCAGACGTTGATATCACCCCTGAGGTTTATTCCTTCAATAGTTCTTTTATGAACCCCACCCAGTAGTTGCAAAAGAACCCCCTTTTTGACGACCTCGTGTCCATAAACTGTCGGGCAAATTGATTGAACCAATTTAGAGTAAACGTTTCTATCAGAAACCATATCTCTTAATTCATCAACCTCAGACGAAGTTAAATTCGACAAAAAAACTTCCAAGGAAGAACTGCTATCATCTTCTCCCTCATCTAAATCTTTGCCTGACATTGAACTAACATGACAACCTAAAAATGCAATTTTATAAGTTAAGTCACGAGCCCCTAAAGATCTCATATTAATACCAGAAGTTAAAGGATCTGAAGCAGCCGAGGAACCCCTAGTACGAATTGTTGCAGCCTTAATTCCCGGCAATTGGTACTGTGTTATATCAGGTAAAACTATCTCTGTACCAGTAAACTTACATTTATCCCCCGGCTTTGCCTTGTCAACTAACTCACCCCTCAAAATGATGTCCAAGGTACGTGGCATTGAACCATTCGGGATTTCATTTGAATTCTCTTGTATTCTCACTTTTTGCCAATCTAAAAAATGGGATTTGGCAATATTCAGCGTCCATTCTGATTGATTCACACATGTGTTATTAATACAAGAGGTAGGCTCTGTAAACTTAAAAGTCTGTTCGACGTTGGTGATTAATGCCTTACACACATCACACGTGAAAGCGGCTTTGTAAAGTTCGGGCCTGATTTCACTCGTTCTGGTGACAGTGCCTGAAATGGCCATCAACATACCAATATTTTCTGCCTTTAACTCTCTAATTCTATGAACTGTagataaattgaaaaatgaaagttGAAAGTCTCTTTCGACAGACTTAGAGGCGTCTTCTGTGGCCGTAATAGTAGTCGAGCGTCTCAGATATTCTGGCTGATGTTGTGCCACAACTTTACGCAAAGCAGCTTGAAGGGCTGGCAAGAACCTATAAAATTGCTCCAATATTGCATCTGCCAAAATACCGTCTTGGTAGGAAACTAGATGCTTAAAGTCAACTTCAAGTAAGGTGCTTTCATCATTGACCATTTTAGCAATTTTCCCAATATACAATTTACCgtcaaaattttcatcataaCTAGGATCATCCTGTGGGATCTTGAAAGATTCTAAAAACTCTTCAAACGATTCTAAAACAGTCTCGGAAATTTTGTCCGTAACTTTTGTAACGTTTGCAACACCTCTATTCACACGTATCCTTTGGGCTGTTTCACTAGCTTCTGGCGCACCGTGCCCTAGATTGGGATTCTCATTGCCATCTCTACCTGTAGTAGAATGTGGCAATCCACTACTAGTTAAATTACCTCCCAAAAACGAAGACTGCGTATTTTGGTGTTGTGATGTTTCGTCTAAATTGAAATCAGAAAGCTGGGAGGACAATGGATTTTCTCTGGGTCTACCATATGAGAGTAGCGGCGACGAGTTAACGTTGGACATTGATGAGTATAGGACCTGTGCTTCGCTTCTTCTTGTCCCTCCGAAGAAGATACAATTATGAAAATGCTCAGCACGTAtattttgttgaactttGGGCATACATTCACGCATGGCTAAGAAATTTGGTGTTCGAGATTTTCTATTGCGCACTTCAAAGCTTGAAGATAGGATAAATTTAATTACACTTCCTGATTGAGACATACTttataataaaaaattgTGAAGCACGTTAAGCTGATGAGGAAGGGTTGCCCAGCTTGGGTAGGTATAAACGTAGTATAACGGATAGAATATAagaatgatgaaaagaCTAATAATTTTTAAACGAAATATAgtggaaaaacaaagaggaagaaaaaaagattcTACTCAACACAACCAATAGTAGACTTTCATAATCCAGTTTTTAGGCACAGGTTCGATATAATTTGCTTCATCTTTTTCTACCTCTTCGAGACCAGTGAAACAATCGATTTGTCGAGATGGAGTGAAAAGTTTCCAGTTTCTATACCAAAGCATATGACCAACATATAGAATAAAGACGATTGGTAAGGTGATATAAGCAGCAACAAAATCAGAGccattgaaattaaaaaagaCGCCATAACCATTAGTGATTGAGATTAAGgtgaaaaagaagatggtGAAATATGCACCtggaatttgaaatttcgGTCTGAATGTCACTCTGTCATTTAGGTTATGATAATCAATAGCTTTTCTGAACCGCAAGTAAATGATACCAATGAATATCCAAGAAATGAATCCTGAGACAGTCGAAATGTTTGTTAACCACGtgaaaacaacagaagaagaattggagACGTTTAAGTAAGAAACCAGTGAAATCAAGGCAGTGAGAGTGACAGCATAGTAAGGAACTCCCCATCTGTTGGTTCTACCAAACAGCCTTGGAACCTCCCCTCTGATGGCCATAGAATGCAAGGTTCTTGTTGCCGAGAAGAACTGGGAGTTACCGCACGAGTATGCAGACGAGAGGATTGCCGCGTTGATGATGTGGTTCAATACAGGGATTCCTGCATTTTGGATACCAATAACGAACGGAGAAGCAGCAGCAGTGGAGGAGCCCTGGGAGAGAGCGCCCAATAACCTTGGATCATTGGATGCAACGATGACACCGATGGTAAGAGATCCTAGAACATAGAAGACGATCATTCTGTAGATGAATCTATTTGTTGCCTTTGGTAGATTGACCCTTGGATGTTCAGCTTCTGAGGCACATGCTGTGATCAATTCGGGGGAAAGGATGAAAGCAAATGCAGATTTGATAATAGAAGTCCAAACTGCCAAGAATTTTCCAGTATTACCATCAGTTAAGTGTTCAACGAATGCACCAGGGGTCTTCCAGTAATGGAATCCCAAAACACCGTGAGAAGCAGGAGCACCACCAAAGAAGATGACTATTCCAACGATGATCAACCCAATAATTGCAAAGATTTTCAACAAGCCAATCCAGAACTCGATTTCACCAAAATACTTGACATTACTGAAGTTGATTAAAACCATTGTAACACAGAAAATAGTAATCCAAGCACCAGGGTTTATATTTGTCCAATACTGGATAACAAAAGCAGCAGCCGTGATTTCAGTAGCCACAATCAACGCTTGAACTTAATAGATGTTCATACCAATGGCAAAGGCCAAGGACGAATTCCCAGTGTATCTGGAGGTCAATGCGAAGATGGTCGTTTGGCCAGGCAATGGTATGAAGGTAACCATATCTGCCAATTGGTTCATGACAAACCAGACAAGAAATAATAAGATTAAATAGCCGGTGAGTAGTGGTGCAGGGCCGGCCGCTGCCAATGTTCCTTCTGAAGCAACAAACAACCCTGTGCCTATTGCACCAGCTAGGGCAATGATTTGCACATGCCTTGAATTCAAGAACACGTGCATTTGGTAGCCCtctgatgttgttgtttctgcTTGCTCGGGGTCGATTTcctcaacttcaattgTGTATAGGTTATTCTTGTTGtcatttgaagttggtgAGCTGTCGTTTGACTGTGAAGATTGAACAGACATGATTATTTGGTTGTTTATTGGAAACATGGTTGTCTTTGAAGGAACCAGACCCTAATTGGGTGGGTATTGTGTGAGTTTGAAACAGGTAAAGTTTGAACACAAGTTTGACCAGAGGCCATTTCCTTTATACATCACCTTTCTTGCACAAGGTTGAAGATAAGAACATAGGAAAGAGGAGGCTCTATTTAAGATTTTACACCTGACAATGGTTTTAGGGTAAGAGGCCGCAGCTAAAGCTTAACGGTGTATTGTGATTCTGCCAAACAAGGACACTCAACAGTACAAGTCCActcttcaagttcaagGCATAGAGGTGTTGGTTGTAAGTCGTTCGCATAGTGTTACCAAATAGGTGAATATTATACAAGATTAATGACTACGCCAAGAATGACCGAAACTAAAGTCCGACAATATATTTCGGGAAGAAGAATATCAGGGACAGCATTGATGAGATAATAAATGAGATAAGCAAAGCTTAGATAAGAAACGAGTAAACCATATTGAATGGAGTAAGTACGCGATGAGCTGCGGTGATATGTTGCACCCCCGAAAAGGGAGTGGATATAATGCTGCTCTGcagtttcttgtttctttttttgttttacctTTTTACCGCGAACAACTATTCAGGGCACGTGTCACGTGACCCAAGCGGCGCATGCGCCACGGGTGGGGCGTATCAGGGATGAGTGTATCCAAATAGTTTAGGAGCGAATCCTCAAACGAGGAGCTGtaagtaaaaaaaaaaaagaaaagagaagggAGGGAGGTGGTGTGTTGCATACCGAATTGGGAAAAAGGGGGTGGGACCACAAAATTAGGATACAGCAGAAGAGtggttgttgctgttgctgttgctaATAATAGCCATAAGAAGGGGAATGCGTAGCTACCGGTATACCTTAGTAGATCCGATTGGGAGAAGATTGTAAAATTAAGAGGAGGTTCGAATGCATGTGCTCAAAAGCCCAACGGACCTGAGACAACCGTTTtggaaagagaaagaagggAACAGATGGGGTGGACAGGTCATGCACGAGAAATCAGTACCGGTTCCCGGAACAAGGTGGGATTGCAAATAAGGAATTGGGAATTAGAGACAAGTGTGTAAAATAGACCAGGACAATTGGGCGATCTCTATACTCTTTCTGCACTGCAGCTCCATGTTAACACCGTACAACACCGTATGGTACAATAGAACATTGCGATTAGATGCAATAGAATTTTATGTACTGCAATGTGGTTTCCTGTATGGACGTTTCTCGTCTCTCTCCCCgccttttttatttcccCGCATGTTTTTCCGTTCCCCCGCCTCGATCAATATTGCCATGCACTAATAAGCTTTgagatatttttttttcttcccgTTTCTGACTGTTCCGGTTTTTCACGGTCTTGAAGTTTCCCATCTCTCTTATGACAAACCTGAGACAACAATGGATTGCAAAACGGGGGAAACCAATAGAGGTATTCAAATGAGGCCGCTAGAGAGAAGGATGTGTTGTCAATAACAGAACGACGAT
The Pichia kudriavzevii chromosome 2, complete sequence DNA segment above includes these coding regions:
- a CDS encoding uncharacterized protein (PKUD0B02090; similar to Saccharomyces cerevisiae YGL201C (MCM6); ancestral locus Anc_3.509): MSQSGSVIKFILSSSFEVRNRKSRTPNFLAMRECMPKVQQNIRAEHFHNCIFFGGTRRSEAQVLYSSMSNVNSSPLLSYGRPRENPLSSQLSDFNLDETSQHQNTQSSFLGGNLTSSGLPHSTTGRDGNENPNLGHGAPEASETAQRIRVNRGVANVTKVTDKISETVLESFEEFLESFKIPQDDPSYDENFDGKLYIGKIAKMVNDESTLLEVDFKHLVSYQDGILADAILEQFYRFLPALQAALRKVVAQHQPEYLRRSTTITATEDASKSVERDFQLSFFNLSTVHRIRELKAENIGMLMAISGTVTRTSEIRPELYKAAFTCDVCKALITNVEQTFKFTEPTSCINNTCVNQSEWTLNIAKSHFLDWQKVRIQENSNEIPNGSMPRTLDIILRGELVDKAKPGDKCKFTGTEIVLPDITQYQLPGIKAATIRTRGSSAASDPLTSGINMRSLGARDLTYKIAFLGCHVSSMSGKDLDEGEDDSSSSLEVFLSNLTSSEVDELRDMVSDRNVYSKLVQSICPTVYGHEVVKKGVLLQLLGGVHKRTIEGINLRGDINVCIVGDPSCAKSQFLKWVNGFSPRSVYTSGKASSAAGLTASVVKDEESGEFTIEAGALMLADNGICCIDEFDKMDIADQVAIHEAMEQQTISIAKAGIHATLNARTSILAAANPIGGRYNTKVGLRSNLSMTGPILSRFDLFFVILDECNEAVDTQLATHIVNLHLFRDDALHPPYSKEQVLRYIRYARNIKPRLTREARAYLIQRYKELRADDGKDGRASYRITVRQLESLIRLSEAIARANCKDDVVPAFVAEAYDLLKQSIIRVEKEDLEIDDNDYDDNDYDDNTDAVGDRGNNNHEDHGSDHGMQEDGDEDMRSAQDLQSQHASASTQKEKTHIPYQVFVNLRNLFLQRIKERENEIDRTDADDGDEENIATTGYTQKELLDWYMNAIEDQLDSVQEYYKELKIAKKVLNKLVKDNVLMRVNPDPTDFTQDQMPPDLIITPDMNEAEREATIAEQNNWRRRKNKELNKKLIYIIHPNCSLEDLLGEFEQEDEVQED
- a CDS encoding uncharacterized protein (PKUD0B02100; Pfam Domains: AA_permease(3.8e-105)), producing MVLINFSNVKYFGEIEFWIGLLKIFAIIGLIIVGIVIFFGGAPASHGVLGFHYWKTPGAFVEHLTDGNTGKFLAVWTSIIKSAFAFILSPELITACASEAEHPRVNLPKATNRFIYRMIVFYVLGSLTIGVIVASNDPRLLGALSQGSSTAAASPFVIGIQNAGIPVLNHIINAAILSSAYSCGNSQFFSATRTLHSMAIRGEVPRLFGRTNRWGVPYYAVTLTALISLVSYLNVSNSSSVVFTWLTNISTVSGFISWIFIGIIYLRFRKAIDYHNLNDRVTFRPKFQIPGAYFTIFFFTLISITNGYGVFFNFNGSDFVAAYITLPIVFILYVGHMLWYRNWKLFTPSRQIDCFTGLEEVEKDEANYIEPVPKNWIMKVYYWLC